In Centropristis striata isolate RG_2023a ecotype Rhode Island chromosome 5, C.striata_1.0, whole genome shotgun sequence, a single genomic region encodes these proteins:
- the ikzf4 gene encoding zinc finger protein Eos, translated as MNADDCNGRSYAQGNGGESSTEQDFYGGLQAPSARSPNSQQSSPHRSLSANSIKVELCSDDESPGAPRPENREAVRDDSRRGDSGDPMEEGSAEYAGAGRDRGSIYNEMASPNSASPGPIRLPNGKLQCEVCGMICIGPNVLMVHKRSHTGERPFQCNQCGASFTQKGNLLRHIKLHSGEKPFKCPVCNYACRRRDALAGHLRTHAASSPTVGKPFKCSYCSRSYKQQSTLEEHLERCHSYLKSLDHQTAVNAQTAPGEESVNMETITKPVLQPSSEKIQLVDRLAISITKRKRSMPQKFLGEKHMHLDLPEAPYELSSGSEKEGDLMSSQPAGDSAGLAEIQRSRGKGENHEPPALSQLHPAFLSELHTVMGSISSNATPQGSRAHSGGGLATVSLGLAGREAGEGRDDQRSAHSHTTSPNGCPDSTDTESTAEEQSTRATAPTSTSNNHHLHYQTPALPRSHPTSNPRQAKDLDPEWERACPVPPTITKRSPISPLSSREIVQVLDTDGRPVRSFHCRHCRILFLDHVMFTIHMGCHGFRQPFECNICGHRSQDRYEFSSHISRGEHQVG; from the exons ATGAATGCTGATGACTGCAATGGACGCTCATATGCACAAG GTAATGGAGGAGAGTCATCAACGGAACAGGATTTTTATGGCGGGTTACAGGCCCCTTCAGCGAGATCTCCAAACAGTCAGCAGTCCTCGCCGCACCGCTCCCTCAGCG CAAACTCCATCAAGGTTGAGTTGTGCAGCGATGATGAGTCACCAGGTGCTCCACGGCCAGAGAACAGAGAGGCTGTGAGGGACGATAGCAGAAGGGGTGACAGTGGGGACCCTATGGAAGAAGGGAGCGCAGAGTACGCTGGGGCGGGAAGAGACAGAGGCAGCATTTACAATGAGATGGCAAGTCCAAATTCTGCTTCTCCAGGACCTATCCGGCTACCCAACGGGAAGCTCCAGTGTGAGGTGTGCGGTATGATCTGCATTGGACCCAACGTGTTGATGGTGCACAAGCGTagccacacag GCGAGAGGCCATTCCAGTGTAACCAGTGTGGCGCTTCCTTCACTCAGAAGGGGAATTTGTTGCGCCACATCAAGCTGCACTCAGGAGAGAAGCCTTTCAAATGTCCCGTCTGCAATTACGCTTGTCGCCGGAGAGATGCCCTGGCTGGACATCTACGCACACATGCAG CTTCTTCTCCAACGGTGGGAAAACCTTTCAAGTGCAGCTACTGTAGCCGCAGTTACAAGCAACAGAGTACACTGGAGGAGCATCTAGAGCGCTGCCATAGTTATCTGAAGAGTCTGGACCACCAGACAGCAGTCAATGCACAGACAGCACCGG GTGAAGAGTCAGTAAATATGGAGACAATTACTAAACCTGTGCTCCAGCCATCCAGTGAAAAAATCCAGCTTGTGGATAGACTGGCAATTAGCATAACCAAGCGCAAGAGGTCAATGCCACAGAAGTTTTTGG GTGAAAAGCACATGCACCTTGACCTACCTGAAGCACCTTACGAATTGTCCTCTGGCTCTGAGAAGGAAGGGGACCTCATGAGCTCTCAGCCTGCTGGGGACTCCGCTGGGTTGGCTGAAATCCAACGCAGCAGGGGCAAAGGAGAGAACCACGAGCCTCCTGCACTGTCTCAGCTCCACCCTGCCTTCCTGTCGGAGCTACACACGGTTATGGGCTCCATCAGCAGCAACGCGACTCCTCAGGGCTCCCGAGCCCACAGTGGAGGTGGGCTGGCGACAGTGTCTCTCGGCCTGGCCGGGCGGGAGGCAGGTGAAGGTCGTGACGACCAGCGCTCAGCCCACAGCCACACCACCTCTCCCAACGGCTGCCCCGACTCTACAGACACAGAGAGCACAGCAGAAGAGCAGAGCACAAGGGCTACAGCCCCGACAAGTACCTCCAACAACCACCACCTCCACTACCAAACCCCAGCACTGCCCCGCAGCCATCCCACTTCCAACCCCAGGCAGGCCAAAGACTTGGACCCCGAGTGGGAGAGAGCGTGTCCTGTCCCCCCCACCATAACAAAGAGGAGCCCCATCTCACCCCTTTCTTCCAGGGAGATTGTGCAGGTGTTAGACACGGACGGCCGGCCCGTGCGCTCCTTCCACTGCCGGCACTGTCGCATCCTCTTCCTGGACCATGTCATGTTCACCATCCACATGGGCTGCCACGGCTTCCGCCAACCTTTCGAGTGCAACATCTGTGGCCACCGCAGCCAGGACCGCTACGAGTTCTCGTCTCACATCAGCCGCGGAGAGCATCAGGTGGGCTGA
- the dnajc22 gene encoding dnaJ homolog subfamily C member 22: protein MAKSVMVTYALWAAGGPLGLHHLYLGRDSHALLWMLTLGGFGFGWVRDFIRIPSYVAEANENVEKERETPPSMAPPPVSLVRFVGQVCVGIYFGTVALIGLNSLSFFYLIVLPLSVGAGVHLVSCIGQQTSDLQKTLTTCLITSPIFYGSTLSPLPISLAASVTAAQNRRAKPPRTPGSKQKLAPRLYRLGLAWLAFSAPLGYCIFHNTTATLYYLSDCVAALLDIFWFLPWLRNVLEYILLMPYRLLCVITGGGYYEEAWRKVLEILLKEYSEKEKEALQVLSLEVEASLEDITRSYRELVKTWHPDHNPSKEAEATFMKIHEAYEVLLRRHKPHRFK, encoded by the exons ATGGCAAAGAGTGTCATGGTAACATATGCCCTGTGGGCAGCAGGTGGGCCTTTGGGCCTGCACCATTTATATTTAGGACGAGACAGCCATGCTCTGTTATGGATGCTCACACTGGGAGGATTCGGGTTCGGCTGGGTCAGAGACTTCATACGCATTCCCTCGTATGTTGCTGAGGCCAATGAAAatgtagagaaagagagagaaacacctCCCTCCATGGCCCCTCCACCTGTGAGCCTTGTGAGATTTGTGGGACAGGTGTGTGTTGGGATCTACTTCGGCACAGTGGCTCTGATTGGACTGAACTCCCTCAGTTTCTTCTACCTGATTGTTCTGCCTCTAAGTGTGGGTGCAGGGGTGCATCTGGTGTCTTGTATCGGTCAGCAGACTTCTGATCTGCAAAAGACTTTGACTACTTGTCTCATCACCTCCCCGATATTCTACGGCAGCACCTTATCACCTCTTCCTATAAGCCTGGCTGCAAGTGTCACCGCTGCACAGAACCGCAGGGCCAAACCTCCACGCACACCTGGGAGCAAACAGAAACTAG CTCCACGGCTCTACCGGCTCGGTCTAGCCTGGCTGGCCTTCTCTGCTCCGCTGGGATACTGTATTTTCCATAACACCACAGCCACCCTGTACTACCTGTCCGACTGTGTAGCAGCACTGTTGGATATCTTCTGGTTCCTGCCTTGGCTCAGAAATGTGTTGGAGTACATTCTTTTAATGCCATATCGACTCTTGTGTGTTATCACTGGAGGGGGGTACTATGAAGAGGCTTGGAGGAAGGTGCTGGAAATACTGCTCAAAGAGTACTccgagaaagaaaaagaggcacTGCAG GTATTGTCGTTGGAAGTAGAGGCCTCTCTAGAAGATATAACTCGCAGTTATAGGGAGCTGGTGAAGACATGGCATCCAGACCATAACCCCAGCAAGGAGGCTGAGGCCACGTTTATGAAGATCCATGAGGCTTATGAGGTCCTCCTACGACGGCACAAACCTCATCGATTCAAATAG